One genomic region from Terriglobus aquaticus encodes:
- a CDS encoding PAS domain-containing sensor histidine kinase codes for MASMIRARNWSNSDLGPISTWDNSLLTTVNMILSIPTPVQVFWGEQMTTLYNDAFIPMLRGKHPSALGRSASEVWTEVWPDVGEQLESVFREGKSYSYNDLPLELLRDDGLQRGYFTFTYSPIRDGGGKVVGLLNLTQEVTETVHAREATRRSERRFRTLVDSASVGIAIGTISGELTYINPALQSMLQYTEQEVAAGLVRWDKLTPPRYAAADLQAVAQLQASGVAEPYEKAYFDRNGNPVPVLIGAFSLPPDSDLGGSGDIAVFAVDLRKQKRAEGMLLQSEKLAAVGKLASSISHEINNPLEAVTNLLYLVRLDESIPQQSRDYLETADRELARVSQVASQTLRFHRQSTRPTRVDPSSLVDEVLQLYNARFANSRVRIERQYQAGVSLTCYEGDIRQVLNNLIGNAIDAMRNSGGCLTVRTRRATDRASGRPGVRITVADTGSGMPRATLDHIFDAFYTTKGIHGTGLGLWISSRIVHKHRGFLNAYSSTTPEHHGTVFQLWLPEDLAPSAREAWHEEEVSTEPLNAAVRRITAPEVAEAAA; via the coding sequence ATGGCTTCCATGATTCGCGCCCGGAACTGGTCCAACAGCGACCTGGGTCCCATCTCCACCTGGGACAACAGCCTGCTGACCACCGTGAACATGATCCTCTCGATTCCCACACCGGTGCAGGTGTTTTGGGGCGAGCAGATGACGACCCTCTACAACGACGCCTTTATCCCCATGCTGCGGGGCAAGCATCCGTCCGCCCTGGGCCGTTCCGCCAGCGAGGTTTGGACCGAGGTATGGCCCGACGTTGGCGAGCAACTTGAGAGCGTCTTCCGCGAAGGTAAGTCTTACAGCTACAATGATTTACCGCTAGAACTCCTGCGTGACGACGGGCTGCAGCGAGGGTACTTTACCTTCACCTACAGTCCCATCCGCGATGGCGGCGGCAAGGTTGTCGGCCTGCTGAACCTGACCCAGGAAGTGACCGAAACCGTGCACGCTCGTGAAGCCACCCGGCGCAGCGAACGCCGCTTTCGCACCCTGGTCGACTCCGCCAGCGTCGGCATCGCCATCGGCACGATCTCCGGCGAACTCACCTACATCAACCCGGCTCTGCAATCCATGCTGCAGTACACCGAGCAGGAAGTGGCGGCCGGCCTGGTCCGCTGGGACAAGCTCACGCCGCCGCGGTACGCCGCGGCCGATCTGCAGGCGGTTGCGCAGTTGCAAGCCTCCGGCGTGGCCGAACCGTACGAAAAGGCCTACTTCGACCGGAATGGCAATCCTGTGCCTGTGCTGATCGGCGCCTTCAGCCTGCCTCCAGACAGCGACTTGGGCGGGTCGGGCGACATTGCCGTTTTTGCCGTGGACCTGCGCAAACAGAAGCGTGCCGAGGGCATGCTGCTGCAATCGGAAAAACTGGCCGCAGTCGGTAAGCTTGCCTCCTCCATCTCGCACGAGATTAACAACCCTCTGGAGGCCGTGACCAACCTTCTCTACCTGGTGCGCCTGGACGAGAGTATTCCGCAGCAGTCGCGCGATTACCTGGAAACTGCCGACCGCGAGCTGGCGCGTGTCTCTCAGGTAGCCTCGCAGACGCTCCGCTTTCACCGGCAATCGACCCGTCCCACGCGAGTGGACCCGAGTTCGCTGGTAGATGAGGTGCTCCAGTTGTATAACGCTCGTTTCGCCAACTCGCGGGTGCGCATCGAGCGGCAGTATCAGGCCGGGGTAAGCCTGACCTGCTACGAAGGCGACATTCGCCAGGTGCTGAATAACCTGATCGGCAACGCGATCGACGCCATGCGCAACAGCGGCGGCTGCCTGACTGTACGCACTCGGCGCGCAACCGATCGCGCCAGCGGAAGGCCCGGCGTTCGCATCACCGTGGCGGATACTGGCTCCGGCATGCCTCGCGCAACGCTGGACCACATCTTCGACGCCTTCTACACCACTAAGGGCATCCACGGAACCGGCCTGGGCCTGTGGATCAGCTCGCGCATCGTGCATAAGCATCGCGGCTTTCTGAACGCCTATAGCTCGACGACTCCCGAGCATCACGGCACCGTCTTCCAGTTGTGGCTACCAGAAGATCTCGCCCCGTCCGCACGCGAGGCCTGGCATGAGGAAGAGGTCAGCACCGAACCGCTGAACGCCGCAGTACGGAGGATCACCGCGCCCGAGGTCGCCGAGGCAGCCGCCTAG
- the tgt gene encoding tRNA guanosine(34) transglycosylase Tgt, with product MGLRFEVHAATEGGGRRGTLHLPHGMVETPVFMPVGTAASVKAVPQGMLETLGADGRGAEIILANTYHLYLRPGHDLIARLGGVHKFMSWDRPMLTDSGGFQVFSLAALRKISPDGVEFRSHLDGSKHFFSPEHSMDVQIALGADIAMAFDECTEHPATHERTQSSMALTHAWAERSLRHFRENAHRVPWFAERGGQRQNLYGIVQGGMYKDLRTESTARLLEMRDAEGTGFDGYAIGGLAVGEPREVTREIIAHTLELLPKDKPRYVMGVGYPDEIVEYARMGVDQMDCVLPTRAARHALLFTSEGRLNIRGKKFAEDSGPVDPDCACSTCLRYSRAYLRHLFHTGEPLAATLASVHNLQFYLDAMRRVRAELHGQGD from the coding sequence ATGGGTTTGCGGTTCGAGGTGCATGCGGCAACGGAGGGTGGCGGTCGGCGTGGGACGCTGCACCTGCCGCATGGGATGGTGGAGACGCCGGTGTTTATGCCGGTGGGTACGGCGGCGAGCGTGAAGGCGGTTCCGCAGGGCATGCTGGAGACCCTGGGCGCGGACGGGCGGGGCGCGGAGATCATCCTGGCGAACACGTACCACCTGTACCTGCGGCCAGGGCATGACCTGATTGCGCGGCTGGGCGGAGTACACAAGTTCATGAGCTGGGATCGGCCCATGCTGACCGATTCGGGCGGGTTCCAGGTGTTTTCGCTGGCCGCGTTGCGCAAGATTTCGCCCGACGGGGTGGAGTTCCGGTCGCACCTGGATGGGTCGAAGCACTTCTTTTCGCCCGAGCACTCCATGGACGTGCAGATTGCGCTGGGCGCGGACATTGCGATGGCCTTTGACGAGTGCACGGAGCATCCCGCGACGCATGAGCGCACGCAGAGCTCGATGGCGCTGACGCATGCGTGGGCGGAGCGGTCGCTGCGACACTTCCGCGAGAACGCACATCGCGTGCCTTGGTTCGCCGAGCGCGGCGGACAGCGGCAGAACCTGTACGGCATTGTGCAGGGCGGCATGTACAAGGACCTGCGGACGGAATCGACGGCGCGGCTGCTGGAAATGCGCGACGCGGAGGGTACGGGCTTTGACGGGTATGCGATCGGCGGTCTGGCCGTGGGCGAGCCGCGTGAGGTGACGCGCGAGATCATCGCGCACACGCTGGAGCTGCTGCCCAAGGACAAGCCGCGCTACGTGATGGGCGTGGGCTACCCGGACGAGATTGTGGAGTACGCGCGGATGGGCGTGGACCAGATGGATTGCGTGTTGCCGACGCGCGCGGCGCGGCATGCGCTGCTGTTCACCAGCGAGGGGCGGCTGAATATTCGCGGGAAGAAGTTTGCGGAGGACAGCGGGCCGGTGGACCCGGACTGCGCATGCTCCACGTGTCTGCGGTATTCGCGGGCCTATCTACGCCACCTGTTCCACACGGGCGAACCGCTGGCTGCGACCCTGGCCAGCGTACACAACCTGCAGTTCTACCTGGATGCGATGCGGCGGGTGCGCGCGGAACTGCACGGCCAGGGGGATTGA
- a CDS encoding PEP-CTERM sorting domain-containing protein, whose product MSNFSHAASLTAIAAIFALATVAPQAQAQVNISSGQITASSDGNTYSASYPSAIGFGVGSDGGYSQVQLNTVGAYNSPQSLQVAFLQTVASANTTTGNFTATLSTASTTGYNIADLAPIFTDGPVPATYSWDLSLKDLATNTFLYQDINGVISGSALGNLASGSYLLTVDAAMTTLTDPTLNYTPTISFGSPFNLAATPEPSSLFLLGTGLTGMAAALKRRVRA is encoded by the coding sequence ATGTCCAACTTCTCCCATGCCGCCTCGCTCACGGCAATTGCAGCAATCTTCGCTTTGGCCACGGTAGCCCCTCAGGCACAGGCTCAGGTCAACATCAGCTCAGGACAGATCACCGCATCGTCTGACGGCAACACTTACAGCGCCAGCTACCCGTCTGCTATCGGTTTCGGCGTGGGCAGCGACGGTGGATACAGCCAGGTCCAACTCAACACCGTAGGTGCCTATAACTCACCGCAGTCGCTCCAGGTCGCCTTCCTCCAGACAGTTGCGTCCGCCAACACCACCACCGGCAACTTCACCGCGACGCTGTCCACGGCATCGACCACGGGCTATAACATCGCGGACCTTGCACCGATCTTCACAGACGGGCCGGTGCCGGCAACTTACTCCTGGGACCTTTCCCTCAAGGATCTTGCCACCAACACCTTCTTGTATCAGGACATCAATGGCGTGATCTCCGGTTCGGCGCTCGGCAATCTCGCGTCCGGATCGTACCTGCTCACGGTAGACGCTGCCATGACGACCTTGACGGATCCGACCCTGAACTACACCCCCACGATCTCGTTCGGTAGCCCCTTCAACCTGGCTGCAACCCCTGAGCCGTCCAGCCTCTTTCTGCTGGGCACCGGTCTGACTGGCATGGCGGCTGCCCTCAAGCGTCGCGTCCGCGCCTAG
- a CDS encoding M61 family metallopeptidase: protein MLPVVALAVSCVVLSAAVAAQQTSTAIQIHLDLREAPRKIVRADVDLPVAAGAGAQTVDLITPEWIPGAHGPRGPVTDIVGLRFEAGGQVLKWHRDPVNVYEYHVEVPAGVAAIHAHLDSLDTRNVNGTYAAFEWNGVLLYPAHVPVRQIAIQPTVTLPAGWGVGTSLHPLAAADSNQAAGGTVKYAATTVELLQDSPVMAGKFFHEYALSSGTPLPHFLDVVGPTAASVQVSAEALAKMSHLLREGIAMYGPPHYTQYHFLVLMKNGGGGGLEHHESSDNTVPLSFFKEYDPEVGTSGILAHEFTHSWNGKFRRPDGLATPDYATPMQNNLLWVYEGLTNYLGDVLAERTGVMTAAQYRQELALTLAQQDAQSGRAWRSVEDTTFIDAMPRGGRGSSWSSWKRGTDYYPEGSIFWLDVDTTIRKLTGDKKSLRDFLLLFLQAGKPGEVRVEPYSLDEVVRDLNAVAPNDWAGFVQTRLYDVQPRVNVEGVEQAGWRLEYTPEPTPEMAVVAAEDPSMAAWFSIGLSVGTDGAIGDVGVGSAADKAGLAPDQKVVAVNGKVFTLAVLNTALRSAGTLQLTVQEGDALSVVPVSAAQGLRYPRLTRVQGTPDRMEEILKPVTR from the coding sequence GTGCTTCCGGTTGTTGCCCTTGCTGTGTCCTGCGTTGTGCTGTCCGCCGCTGTTGCGGCTCAGCAGACGTCCACTGCGATCCAGATCCACCTGGACCTGCGGGAGGCGCCTCGGAAGATCGTGCGGGCGGATGTGGACCTGCCGGTTGCGGCTGGGGCGGGGGCGCAGACCGTGGACCTGATCACGCCGGAGTGGATCCCAGGGGCGCATGGACCGCGCGGGCCGGTGACGGACATTGTGGGTCTTCGGTTTGAAGCAGGCGGTCAGGTGCTCAAGTGGCATCGCGACCCGGTGAATGTGTACGAGTACCACGTGGAGGTGCCGGCCGGCGTGGCGGCGATTCATGCGCACCTGGATTCGCTGGACACGCGCAACGTAAATGGGACGTATGCGGCGTTTGAATGGAACGGGGTGCTGTTGTATCCGGCGCATGTTCCGGTGCGGCAGATTGCGATTCAGCCGACGGTGACGCTGCCGGCGGGATGGGGTGTGGGCACGTCGCTGCATCCGCTGGCCGCTGCCGATTCGAATCAGGCCGCGGGCGGCACCGTGAAGTACGCCGCGACCACGGTGGAGCTGTTGCAGGACTCGCCGGTGATGGCTGGAAAGTTCTTCCACGAATACGCGCTGAGCTCGGGAACGCCGCTGCCGCATTTTCTGGACGTGGTGGGGCCGACGGCGGCCTCGGTTCAGGTGAGTGCGGAGGCGCTGGCGAAGATGTCGCACCTCCTGCGCGAAGGCATTGCGATGTACGGTCCGCCGCACTACACGCAGTACCACTTCCTGGTGCTGATGAAGAACGGTGGTGGTGGTGGGTTGGAGCACCATGAGTCGTCGGACAACACGGTGCCTCTGAGCTTTTTCAAGGAGTACGACCCGGAGGTCGGCACGTCCGGCATCCTGGCGCATGAGTTCACCCACTCCTGGAACGGCAAGTTTCGCCGGCCCGATGGCCTGGCGACGCCGGACTACGCGACGCCCATGCAAAACAACCTGCTGTGGGTGTACGAGGGGCTGACGAACTACCTGGGCGACGTGCTGGCGGAGCGCACCGGCGTGATGACGGCGGCGCAGTACCGGCAGGAGCTGGCTCTAACGCTGGCACAGCAGGATGCGCAAAGCGGGCGAGCGTGGCGGTCCGTCGAGGACACCACGTTTATCGACGCGATGCCGCGCGGCGGCCGCGGATCGAGCTGGAGCAGTTGGAAGCGTGGCACGGATTACTACCCGGAGGGCTCCATCTTCTGGCTGGATGTGGATACGACTATCCGCAAGTTGACCGGTGATAAGAAGAGCCTGCGCGACTTTCTTCTGCTGTTCCTGCAGGCGGGCAAGCCGGGCGAGGTGCGCGTGGAGCCGTACAGCCTGGACGAGGTGGTGCGCGATCTGAACGCGGTGGCACCGAACGATTGGGCAGGGTTCGTCCAGACCCGGTTGTACGACGTGCAGCCGCGCGTGAACGTGGAAGGTGTGGAGCAGGCAGGATGGCGGCTGGAGTACACGCCGGAACCGACGCCGGAGATGGCAGTGGTGGCGGCCGAGGACCCGTCCATGGCGGCGTGGTTCTCGATCGGCCTTAGCGTGGGAACGGATGGCGCGATCGGCGATGTGGGCGTTGGGAGTGCGGCGGACAAGGCGGGCCTGGCACCCGATCAGAAAGTGGTCGCGGTGAACGGCAAGGTGTTCACGCTGGCTGTGCTGAACACTGCCCTGCGGAGCGCAGGGACGCTGCAACTGACGGTGCAGGAGGGCGATGCGCTGTCCGTGGTGCCGGTGAGCGCGGCCCAGGGTTTGCGGTATCCGCGGCTGACCCGGGTCCAGGGAACGCCGGACCGCATGGAAGAGATTCTGAAGCCGGTGACACGCTGA
- a CDS encoding HNH endonuclease — MKGRIKRKQEWAEAEAQAARVAEPEPVCALCGRPLGARVEWHHRVPKSEGGTEMVPVHPICHRTIHAHVSNHDLATVYADLDALRGREDIQRFLRWIAKKPENFNAPTRRARVE; from the coding sequence GTGAAGGGGCGGATCAAGCGCAAGCAGGAGTGGGCGGAGGCAGAGGCGCAGGCGGCACGCGTCGCCGAGCCCGAACCGGTTTGCGCTTTATGCGGCAGGCCGCTGGGTGCCCGGGTGGAGTGGCACCATCGCGTGCCGAAGAGCGAAGGCGGAACGGAGATGGTGCCGGTTCATCCCATCTGCCACCGGACGATTCACGCGCACGTGTCGAACCATGATTTGGCCACGGTGTATGCCGACCTGGACGCCTTGCGCGGGCGCGAAGATATTCAGCGGTTCCTGCGATGGATCGCGAAGAAGCCTGAAAACTTCAACGCGCCCACGCGGCGAGCGCGGGTGGAGTAA
- the pulA gene encoding pullulanase-type alpha-1,6-glucosidase — MRLSARLLVLVAVVFACFGCGLTAQTSAPIPANHVRIHYHRSDGNYGGWTVYAFGGTTEDQGNYNGGPVQQSGSDSFGAFYDVGIVAGTTDVGIIVHNPTAAGGDQKDPGPDEHINPSAQGNEYYQLSGVVGLTTTMPDITSHKNPAIPANTARIHFFRPDNNYTGWTVYGFRDSATDQGNYNGGPVQQTGTDSYGAYYDVALIPNAQSLGFIVHNIQTGTKNTPADLFLNVALYNEAWIISGDPTVYLQPPSAADLLNANFYKLQAFWIDSTTIAIQSVYASSGTSFYLVSSPNAGMTITAKGVTGSGLPLTTGGTLSAQQLARFPQLKGYTALQLRGNLKPAEYRKLLTGQLAVEALKSDGTLGYATGVQDAGVLDDLYAYSGKLGVVIRKQGVSSADDEWNDFADEQDGDVKIKVWAPTAQAMKLQLFTNSTDTAPAQVLPMRNHNGVWVARLDSSWISKYYLFDETVYAPSTRSIVENIVSDPYSTDLALNGSKSRITDFTADTNQPQGWDADRAPALARVNDLSIYELHVRDFSVNDATVPEEHRGTYLAFTDANSDGMRHLRTLADSGLKAIHLLPTFHFNSVNEDKSTWKTTPNLNGLPPDSQQQQAAVAAVQGSDAYNWGYDPDHYLAVEGSYAVNPDNRVKEYRQMVMGLHSAGLRVIQDVVFNHTSGFGEASNSILDEVVPNYYNRLDADGALLNASCCADTATEHLMMGKLQQDAIVWNAKQYKIDGFRFDIMSFTFVPNLQAIRQALAKLTLAKDGIDGSKSYIYGEGFSFGETANSALGVNAQQSNLYGTGIGSFNDRIRDGVRGGGPFDDERVQGFATGLFTAPSSYTSGITPLLDQKSTLLHRSDWIRVGLTGNLRDYKFTDSTGNQNTGGGLDYQGQPTGYTASPVEAVNYVSVHDNQDIFDAIQVKAATTEPAATRARRQVLAMSLVELGQGIPFFQAGDDLLRSKSLDQNSYDSGDWFNKIDWTGQGNNWGIGLPIQSQNGSQWSFQQPLLANTALQPSPADIATTTTAFQEFLKIRNGSSLFRMTSAPEIQQNLTFLNTGTTQTPGLIVMRLSNTNGLSYSGYSNIVVVFNATSTQQSFTSATLANQHLALHPIQRRSGDAVVRNATANNKTGTLTVPALTTAVFVGE, encoded by the coding sequence GTGCGCCTTTCCGCTCGCCTGCTCGTTCTTGTTGCGGTTGTCTTTGCCTGCTTCGGCTGCGGCCTCACCGCGCAAACCTCTGCGCCCATTCCCGCGAATCACGTCCGCATCCACTACCACCGCAGCGACGGCAACTACGGCGGCTGGACGGTCTACGCCTTTGGCGGCACCACCGAAGACCAGGGCAACTACAACGGCGGCCCCGTGCAGCAGTCCGGCTCCGACAGCTTCGGCGCGTTCTATGACGTGGGCATCGTCGCCGGCACCACGGACGTCGGCATCATCGTGCACAACCCCACCGCCGCCGGTGGCGACCAGAAAGACCCCGGGCCCGACGAGCACATTAATCCATCCGCCCAAGGCAACGAGTATTACCAGCTATCCGGCGTGGTCGGCCTGACCACCACCATGCCCGACATCACCAGCCACAAGAACCCGGCGATCCCCGCCAACACCGCGCGCATCCACTTCTTCCGGCCCGACAACAACTACACCGGCTGGACCGTCTACGGCTTCCGCGACTCGGCCACCGACCAGGGCAACTACAACGGCGGCCCCGTGCAGCAGACCGGCACCGACAGCTACGGCGCCTACTACGACGTCGCGCTCATCCCCAACGCGCAAAGCCTCGGCTTCATCGTCCACAACATCCAGACCGGCACCAAGAACACACCCGCCGACCTCTTCCTCAACGTCGCCCTCTACAACGAGGCCTGGATCATCTCCGGCGATCCCACCGTCTACCTGCAGCCACCCAGCGCGGCCGACCTGCTGAACGCAAACTTCTACAAGCTGCAGGCGTTCTGGATCGACAGCACCACCATCGCGATTCAAAGCGTCTACGCTTCGTCCGGCACCAGCTTCTACCTGGTCAGCAGCCCGAACGCCGGCATGACCATCACGGCAAAAGGCGTCACCGGCAGCGGCCTGCCGCTCACCACGGGCGGCACGCTCTCCGCACAGCAGCTTGCCCGCTTCCCGCAACTGAAGGGCTACACCGCCCTGCAACTGCGCGGCAATCTGAAACCCGCTGAGTACCGCAAGCTGCTCACCGGCCAGCTTGCCGTCGAAGCGCTGAAGTCGGACGGCACCCTGGGCTACGCCACCGGCGTGCAGGACGCAGGCGTGCTCGATGACCTGTACGCGTACTCCGGCAAGCTGGGCGTCGTCATCCGCAAGCAAGGCGTCAGCAGTGCCGACGACGAGTGGAACGACTTCGCCGATGAGCAGGACGGCGACGTGAAGATCAAGGTCTGGGCGCCCACGGCGCAGGCCATGAAGCTGCAGCTCTTCACTAACTCCACCGACACCGCGCCCGCGCAGGTCCTGCCCATGCGCAACCACAACGGCGTTTGGGTCGCGCGCCTCGACAGCTCGTGGATCAGCAAGTATTACCTGTTCGACGAGACGGTCTACGCTCCATCGACCCGCTCCATCGTCGAAAACATCGTCAGCGATCCCTACAGCACTGACCTCGCTCTGAACGGCTCTAAGAGCCGCATCACCGACTTCACCGCCGACACCAACCAGCCGCAGGGCTGGGACGCTGACCGTGCCCCCGCACTCGCCCGCGTCAACGACCTGAGCATCTACGAGCTGCACGTCCGCGACTTCAGCGTGAACGACGCGACCGTGCCCGAGGAGCATCGCGGCACCTATCTCGCCTTCACCGACGCGAACTCCGACGGCATGCGCCACCTGCGCACGCTGGCCGACAGCGGCCTCAAGGCCATCCACCTCTTGCCCACCTTCCACTTCAACAGCGTCAACGAAGACAAGTCGACGTGGAAGACCACACCCAACCTGAACGGCCTGCCACCGGACAGCCAGCAGCAGCAGGCCGCCGTCGCCGCCGTGCAGGGTTCCGACGCCTACAACTGGGGCTACGATCCGGACCACTACCTCGCCGTCGAAGGCAGCTACGCCGTCAACCCCGACAACCGCGTGAAGGAGTACCGGCAGATGGTCATGGGCCTGCACAGCGCCGGCCTGCGCGTGATCCAGGACGTGGTCTTCAACCACACCAGCGGCTTTGGCGAGGCGTCCAACTCCATCCTCGATGAGGTCGTTCCGAACTACTACAACCGACTCGACGCAGACGGCGCTCTGCTGAACGCCTCCTGCTGCGCCGACACCGCGACCGAACACCTGATGATGGGCAAGCTGCAGCAGGACGCCATAGTGTGGAATGCGAAGCAGTACAAGATCGACGGCTTCCGCTTCGACATCATGAGCTTCACCTTCGTCCCCAACCTGCAGGCGATCCGCCAGGCTCTGGCCAAACTCACGCTGGCGAAGGACGGCATCGACGGTTCGAAGAGCTACATCTACGGCGAAGGCTTCAGCTTCGGCGAGACCGCCAACAGCGCCCTGGGCGTGAACGCGCAGCAGAGCAATCTGTACGGCACCGGCATCGGCAGCTTCAACGACCGCATCCGCGATGGCGTTCGCGGCGGCGGCCCGTTCGATGACGAGCGCGTGCAGGGCTTTGCCACCGGCCTGTTCACCGCGCCCAGCAGCTACACCAGCGGCATCACACCGCTGCTTGACCAGAAGTCCACGCTGCTGCACCGCTCCGACTGGATCCGCGTCGGCCTTACCGGCAACCTGCGCGATTACAAGTTCACCGACAGCACCGGCAACCAGAACACCGGCGGCGGCCTGGACTACCAGGGCCAGCCCACCGGTTACACCGCGTCGCCGGTCGAAGCCGTGAACTACGTCTCCGTTCACGACAACCAGGACATCTTCGACGCCATCCAGGTGAAGGCCGCCACCACGGAGCCCGCGGCAACCCGCGCCCGCCGCCAAGTGCTTGCCATGAGCCTCGTAGAACTCGGCCAGGGCATTCCGTTCTTCCAGGCCGGCGATGACCTGCTCCGCTCCAAGAGCCTCGACCAGAACAGCTACGACTCCGGCGACTGGTTCAACAAGATCGACTGGACCGGCCAGGGCAACAACTGGGGCATCGGCCTGCCGATCCAAAGCCAGAACGGATCCCAGTGGAGCTTCCAGCAGCCGCTGCTCGCCAACACCGCCCTGCAACCCTCCCCGGCCGACATCGCCACCACCACCACTGCCTTCCAGGAGTTCCTGAAAATCCGCAACGGCTCCAGCCTCTTCCGCATGACCTCCGCGCCGGAGATCCAGCAGAACCTCACCTTCCTCAATACTGGCACCACACAAACGCCGGGCCTCATCGTCATGCGGCTGTCGAACACCAACGGCCTCAGCTACAGCGGCTACAGCAACATCGTCGTCGTCTTCAACGCCACCAGCACACAGCAGAGCTTCACCTCCGCCACCCTCGCCAACCAGCACCTCGCGCTGCACCCGATCCAACGCCGCTCCGGCGACGCGGTCGTACGCAACGCCACCGCTAACAACAAGACCGGAACGCTCACCGTCCCGGCCCTGACCACGGCGGTCTTCGTGGGGGAGTAG
- a CDS encoding DUF4097 family beta strand repeat-containing protein translates to MAPFARTLPVALLACTAPLLYAQGKVVEKNYSVGGHAELQLTADDASIHAASCGSCTAVRVRVDFHDADPERYDLKQNQSGNTVRFELKRKPFGGWFHGWSRGPEITVEVPTETDANLSTGSGSVYLGGVHGRQELHSGSGSITGEQIDGALKADTGSGSLHLRSIHGDLGAQTGSGTIDADGSVVLHRLSTGSGSIHLALAQGSTIQSGALIEAGSGSIDIRVAPSTRANLEVNTGSGSIHSDLPITVRGDVDKHTLTGTLNGGGPSLRVTTGSGSVALRSL, encoded by the coding sequence ATGGCCCCGTTCGCGCGTACCCTTCCCGTTGCCCTGCTTGCCTGCACCGCACCCCTCCTGTACGCGCAAGGCAAAGTGGTGGAGAAGAACTACTCCGTCGGTGGCCACGCCGAGCTGCAGCTCACCGCGGACGACGCTTCGATCCACGCCGCCAGTTGCGGCTCTTGCACGGCGGTCCGGGTCCGCGTCGATTTCCACGATGCCGATCCCGAGCGGTACGACCTGAAGCAGAATCAGAGCGGCAACACCGTTCGCTTCGAGCTCAAGCGCAAGCCCTTCGGCGGCTGGTTCCACGGCTGGTCCCGCGGTCCCGAAATCACCGTAGAGGTTCCCACCGAAACCGATGCGAACCTCTCCACCGGCAGCGGCTCGGTCTATCTGGGCGGCGTCCACGGCCGGCAGGAACTGCACAGCGGCAGCGGCAGCATCACGGGCGAGCAGATCGACGGCGCGCTGAAGGCTGACACGGGCAGCGGCAGCCTTCACCTGCGCAGCATCCATGGCGACCTGGGAGCACAAACCGGTTCAGGCACCATCGATGCGGACGGCTCCGTCGTCCTGCACCGCCTGAGCACCGGCAGCGGCAGCATCCACCTCGCCCTCGCGCAGGGTTCCACCATCCAGAGCGGAGCTCTCATCGAAGCGGGCAGCGGCTCCATCGACATCCGCGTGGCCCCCTCCACCCGCGCCAACCTCGAAGTGAACACCGGCTCCGGCAGCATCCACAGCGATCTACCGATCACCGTTCGCGGTGACGTGGACAAACATACGCTCACCGGCACCCTCAACGGCGGCGGCCCCTCGCTGCGCGTCACCACGGGCAGCGGCAGCGTAGCTCTGCGCTCGCTCTAG
- a CDS encoding septal ring lytic transglycosylase RlpA family protein: MISNRTGKDPVTAPKHTSISRFLHRPAFHLRAALRLLGRRRFLTTALLAGSATAAAAISLTTANHSETPAPLAAPPVALTHVPTAAQAIASASVNKKHNRFVEALHLNKLGDQFGDLHPIRSIERPLTALGKPLAALANPLRGIATWYGSVLHGHTTASGEIFDEHELTAAHKTLPLGTVVRVTDLHSRRSVVVRINDRGTLAPGRIIDLSSAAAEQLGILRAGTANVKLEVLRSPDQG; this comes from the coding sequence TTGATCAGCAATCGCACTGGAAAAGACCCGGTAACCGCCCCCAAGCACACCTCGATTTCGCGTTTCCTCCACCGTCCCGCGTTCCACCTGCGCGCCGCGCTTCGCCTCCTTGGCCGCCGCCGCTTTCTTACTACCGCGCTGCTTGCTGGCTCCGCCACGGCTGCTGCCGCCATCTCCCTGACCACAGCGAATCATTCTGAAACGCCGGCCCCGCTTGCTGCTCCGCCGGTAGCGCTGACGCACGTGCCCACTGCGGCCCAGGCCATAGCCAGCGCCTCCGTCAACAAGAAGCACAACCGGTTCGTCGAAGCTCTGCACCTGAACAAGCTTGGCGATCAGTTCGGTGACCTGCACCCCATTCGCAGTATCGAGCGCCCGCTGACCGCACTCGGCAAGCCCCTGGCCGCCCTCGCCAACCCCCTTCGTGGCATCGCCACCTGGTACGGCTCCGTGCTGCACGGCCACACCACCGCTTCGGGCGAAATCTTTGACGAGCACGAGTTGACCGCCGCACACAAGACTCTGCCGCTCGGCACCGTCGTGCGCGTGACCGACCTGCACAGCCGCCGCTCCGTCGTGGTCCGCATCAACGACCGCGGCACGCTCGCTCCCGGCCGCATCATCGACCTGTCCAGCGCCGCCGCCGAACAGCTCGGCATTCTGCGCGCCGGCACCGCAAACGTGAAGCTGGAAGTGCTGCGCAGCCCGGACCAGGGCTAA